TCGCGTTCTGGTGTCGGCGGATTTACAGGGCGTCGGGCGGGTGACGGAGTATCATTATGACGGCGACGGCAATCGGGTCAGGAAGGTACAGAATGGCCTCCAGACAAGATATGTCAACGATGTTGCCCTTCCGCTGGCGGAGGTCTTGATGGAGACGGATGGGGTCGGGAATCCGCAGGCGGTTTATACCTACGGAAATGGCCTGATTTCGATGAATCGCTCGGGCGTCAATGCGTATTATCACTCTGACGGGCTGGGGTCGGTGCGGCAGTTGACGAATGCCTCCGGGCAGGGTATGGTGTCCTATATGTACGACGGGTTCGGCAATGTGCGGGCAGTTTCGGGGACGGCCGACAATCCCTACGGCTTCACGGGCGAAAGCCAATTTACCGAGGCGGACAACCTGATTTTCCTCCGCGCCCGCTATTACGCCCCCGCCCTCGGCCGATTCCTCTCCCGCGACCCGATTCTGACCCCGGTCCGGCTTCAGGGTTATGTCGGCTGGCTGCTGCCCTATCTGAATCTGCACGAATCCCCCCAAGCCCTCCATCCGTATTTGTATGTATTGAATAATCCCCTTCGTTACATAGATCCTATGGGATTGGCTGCTAAGGATGTCAACCTTTGTTATGAAGCCTGTAACGCTTATGCAAGCAAGCAGAAGTGGAATGCAGGAGCCGTAAAAAACTTTTTAGAATCTTGTTATGTAAACTGCTGGAATATCTATACCAATAATCCTTCCGGATGCGGAAGTTATAACAACATCTGGGCTATTGAAGAGACCCTGAAGGGTATGGAAAAAAGGGTGCCGCCTGTCTTAAGAAAAATTATCGACTGGATCGGGCGTTTATTGTAGAGGTTCCTTATGCTGAATCTGTTTACCGCTCTAAGATGTTGGAAAGCCAGGCGAACTCGGAGCCGGGTAATAAGGTTAGCATCTTTTACAAATGAAAAGGATTTTATTGCTTATCTGGTCCCTCCCTCGAAACAACTTCGCAAGCTGCCTGTCGTGCTCTTCTGGAAAAAGGGAGAATACTGCGGACGAATGCTTCTCCCGCATCCTTTTATCAGGATTGATTGGTTGGAGGAAAGTAACCAAATCGTTGTCTGCACCTTTCATTCGGTCCTCTGGAGTGATACCGCTTCCGCTCGGATAAACCGGATTGATTTGCCGGATGAGTTTTTGTTTCACGTCAGTTTCTGCTCTCCGGCGCAGAAACAGGTATGGCTCGGCGGGTTACAGCACGGAACGGAGCCCTCCTATGTCTTTGCCTTCGTTGACTTAGGAACAAAAGAGATAAGAACTGTTCCTTTGCCGGAATGGCCCTTTGGGCTTTTTGAAAGCGAGACCGGCCGGCCGCAGGTGATTACCAGAACCTCTCTTTACACCTATGAGGAAGGATGTTTCCGCCTGCAGGAAAAACACGGAAAAGACAATCTCTTGTATGTAGAACAGCAGCCGAATCGTCATTTTATTTTTGGCCGAAAAGCAGGCGAAGAACTTTATCTGCTGGAATGGCCGGAAGGACAAATCAGAAGCGGAGTCTGTTGGCGGGGTTTGTGCCTGAGCCGAGATACGATATGGCTGCTTTTTCAAAGGGAGGTTCCTTCTCTGGAATGTTATACAAGCCGGGGAAACCGTATGACTCAAGTCCGTCTAAAAGAAATGCCCATCAGTCTGGGACCTCGGCCCCAGGGCGGTGTGTGGCTGTTCTATCCGGACTACTCAATAGAAGTGTATGAGTCGGATGGAAGAGTCGAAAAGTATGAACCGTTTTTAGAAAAGTCCATTCGGGAAATTTTGTAAGGATTGCCGATATCGAATCCCTTCCGTCAATCGATTGTAAAAGTGCCCCGGAACGTAATGAGATGAGGCAGGAAAAGGAAAACAAGTCGTTTTTTCAAAGGATGTTCCGTATGGAGAAACGAGTCTTTTTTCTTCTCTGCAGAGGGGTCCTTTTCCTTTCAGTTGTCGTTTTTTTTCTGCTTCCCCGGCTGGGAGTGAAATGCTCTGCTGCGTGTACAATCTTTGCCCTCGTATTGATTTTTCTATCTTCTGTCTGTTTACT
This Anaerohalosphaeraceae bacterium DNA region includes the following protein-coding sequences:
- a CDS encoding RHS repeat-associated core domain-containing protein, with product MSADLQGVGRVTEYHYDGDGNRVRKVQNGLQTRYVNDVALPLAEVLMETDGVGNPQAVYTYGNGLISMNRSGVNAYYHSDGLGSVRQLTNASGQGMVSYMYDGFGNVRAVSGTADNPYGFTGESQFTEADNLIFLRARYYAPALGRFLSRDPILTPVRLQGYVGWLLPYLNLHESPQALHPYLYVLNNPLRYIDPMGLAAKDVNLCYEACNAYASKQKWNAGAVKNFLESCYVNCWNIYTNNPSGCGSYNNIWAIEETLKGMEKRVPPVLRKIIDWIGRLL